CGTCGCCGATCCCAAAAAATTTCCCCGCATCGCCGAGCCGATGCCGGCGGATCGCAACATCAATCCGACGACGCAGGTGCGCGACATCAGGCTGCCGCTGAAATGGGAGTCGGGCGGCGGCGGCATGGTCGGCACGATCGGCGACTACGCCCGTTTCGCGCAGATGCTGCTGAACGGCGGCACGTATGACGGCCGGCGCTATCTCAAGCCCGAGACCATCGCGCTGATGGCGTCGGACCATATCGGCCCTGAGACCAGGATCGGGCGCGACCAGCACTATTATCCGGGCGGGACGAGCGGCTTCGGCCTGGGCTTCGCGGTGCGCACTTCGGTGCCTTCAGGGACGTCATGGCCACTCGGCGAATATCGCTGGGACGGCGTCGGCGGCACGTTCTTCTTCATCGATCCCGAGGACGATCTGTTCGGCATCTTCATGGTGCAGACGCCGTCGCAGCGCGGCCGGATTCAGCTCGCGCTGAAGACACTGATCTATCGGGCGATGGGGCGGTGAGCGCGAGGGTTGCTGCCTTCGTCGTCCGGATGGAGCGAAGCGCAATCCGGGATTCGCGCCGCCGAAAGACTGCCCGGGAATTCGCTGCGCTCCATCCGAGCTACGGGACTCATGCCCCGCGCACGATCTCGCGGACGTAGCCGATCGTCTCCTCGACCTGGCCCGCATTGACGTCGAGATGGGTGCAGGCGCGGATGCGGCCGTCCATCATCGCGAGCGTGACGCCGCGCTGGCGCAGCGCTGCGACCATCTTGTCGCCGGCAACGCCAGCACCATCAGGCTTGAAGAACACGAGATTGGTCTCGGGCTCCTGCACCTCGATGCCTGCGATCTGCGACAGACCGCGGGCGAGCGCGCGCGCATTGGCGTGGTCGTCGGCAGGGCGCTCGACGTGGTGGTCGAGCGCATAGATGCAGGCGGCGGCGCAGATGCCGGCCTGCCGCATCGAGCCGCCGAGGCGCTGTTTCCACTGCCACACCGCATCGATGAAGGCACGCGTGCCCGCGAGCACGCCGCCGATCGGCGCACCGAGGCCCTTGGAGAAATCGATCCAGGCGGAATCCCATCCCGCCGTCATGTCGCGCGGGGAGATGCCGCTCGCGACCGTGGCGTTCAAGAGGCGCGCGCCGTCCATGTGGGTGACGAGGCCGTGCTGCCTGGCGATCGCGACGATCTCGTCGAGCGCCGCCTTCTTCCAGATCGTGCCGCCGCCGATATTGGCTGTCTGCTCGACGCTGACGACGGTCTGCGGCGGCTGGTAGCGTGTGCGCGGATGCAGTGCCTTGCGAAAGGTCTCCGGCGTGAACTGGCCGTCAGGACCCTTGAGCTGCGTC
This is a stretch of genomic DNA from Bradyrhizobium sp. CB2312. It encodes these proteins:
- a CDS encoding threonine aldolase family protein — protein: MLYIPPPIDPKAPPVRINLLSDTQTKPTAGMREAMARAEVGDEQVGDDPTVNALCERVADLLGKEAAVYMPSGTMCNVTATLVHCRPGDEILAHETAHIIAREGGAHAAIGGFQVTQLKGPDGQFTPETFRKALHPRTRYQPPQTVVSVEQTANIGGGTIWKKAALDEIVAIARQHGLVTHMDGARLLNATVASGISPRDMTAGWDSAWIDFSKGLGAPIGGVLAGTRAFIDAVWQWKQRLGGSMRQAGICAAACIYALDHHVERPADDHANARALARGLSQIAGIEVQEPETNLVFFKPDGAGVAGDKMVAALRQRGVTLAMMDGRIRACTHLDVNAGQVEETIGYVREIVRGA